In the genome of Pseudarthrobacter sp. IC2-21, one region contains:
- a CDS encoding ABC transporter ATP-binding protein, with protein sequence MSSTHRPPSSAAPGTAGAPKTGSAEVIRIPRPRGGPGHGGPFAGMNVPAEKAMDFWPSARRLLGTLRPEWPWLILVLVMGVGSVTLSVIGPRLLGEGTNLIFAGVVSKQLPPGLSKEQLIAQLRAAGENQKADMLTPMALTPGHGIDFAALSSVLAWALVLYVLASVFMWVQAYVLNGVVQRTVYGLREKIEAKINRLPLRYFDSVQRGELLSRVTNDVDNISQSLQQSISQAVTSVLTVVGVLVMMVILSPTLALIALVTIPLTLGITALIAKRSQKLFVAQWKNTGELNGQIEETYTGHALVKVFGRQREVEERFRQKNVELYDASFGAQFISGLIMPAMTFIGNLVYVGIAVVGGLQVASGAMQLGDVQAFIQYSRQFTQPLAQLGSMANLLQSGVASAERVFSLLDEEEESAEPLPSAGPVFGRGRLVFEDVSFSYSPDKPLISSLSLVAEPGQTVAIVGPTGAGKTTLVNLMMRFYELDAGRITLDGVDVTSVPRRELRSRLGMVLQDTWLFGGTIRDNIAYGRPSASEDEILEAARATYVDRFVRSLPEGYDTVLEDEGSNVSAGEKQLLTIARAFLARPSGLILDEATSSVDTRTEVLVQKAMSALRSDRTSFVIAHRLSTIRDADLILVMEAGQIVEQGTHASLLAAGGAYARLYEAQFAAPAAEV encoded by the coding sequence ATGAGCTCAACCCACCGGCCGCCGTCGTCCGCTGCTCCCGGAACAGCAGGTGCCCCGAAAACCGGCAGCGCCGAGGTGATTCGCATTCCGCGCCCGCGCGGCGGTCCAGGGCACGGCGGCCCGTTCGCGGGAATGAACGTCCCGGCGGAGAAGGCGATGGACTTCTGGCCGTCCGCGCGGCGGCTGCTGGGCACGCTGCGGCCGGAATGGCCCTGGCTGATCCTGGTGCTGGTGATGGGCGTTGGGAGCGTGACGCTCTCGGTGATCGGGCCGCGGCTGCTGGGGGAGGGCACCAACCTGATTTTCGCGGGCGTGGTGTCCAAGCAGCTGCCGCCCGGCCTGAGCAAGGAGCAGCTGATTGCGCAGCTGCGGGCGGCGGGTGAGAACCAGAAGGCGGACATGCTCACGCCCATGGCACTGACCCCGGGGCACGGGATCGATTTCGCGGCGCTGTCCAGCGTGCTGGCGTGGGCGCTGGTGCTGTATGTGCTGGCGTCGGTGTTCATGTGGGTGCAGGCATATGTGCTGAACGGCGTGGTGCAGCGGACCGTGTACGGGCTGCGGGAAAAGATCGAGGCGAAGATCAACCGGCTGCCGCTGCGGTATTTCGATTCCGTCCAGCGCGGTGAACTGCTGAGCCGGGTGACGAACGACGTCGACAACATCTCCCAGAGCCTGCAGCAGTCCATCAGCCAGGCGGTCACGTCGGTGCTCACCGTGGTGGGGGTGCTGGTGATGATGGTGATCCTCTCGCCCACGCTGGCGCTGATTGCGCTGGTGACCATCCCGCTGACGCTGGGCATCACGGCGCTGATCGCCAAGCGCTCGCAGAAGCTGTTCGTGGCGCAGTGGAAGAACACCGGCGAGCTGAACGGGCAGATCGAGGAGACCTACACCGGGCACGCCCTGGTGAAGGTGTTCGGCCGGCAGCGCGAGGTGGAGGAGCGGTTCCGGCAGAAGAACGTGGAGCTGTATGACGCGAGCTTCGGCGCGCAGTTCATTTCCGGGCTGATCATGCCGGCCATGACGTTCATCGGGAACCTGGTGTACGTGGGGATCGCGGTGGTGGGCGGCCTGCAGGTGGCGTCCGGGGCGATGCAGCTGGGCGATGTGCAGGCGTTCATCCAGTACTCGCGGCAGTTCACCCAGCCGCTGGCGCAGCTGGGGTCCATGGCCAACCTGCTGCAGTCCGGGGTGGCGAGCGCCGAGCGGGTGTTCTCGCTGCTGGATGAGGAAGAGGAGTCGGCGGAGCCTTTGCCGTCTGCCGGGCCGGTGTTTGGGCGGGGGCGGCTGGTGTTCGAGGACGTGTCCTTCTCGTATTCGCCGGACAAGCCGCTGATCTCATCACTTTCTCTCGTGGCGGAGCCGGGGCAGACGGTGGCGATTGTGGGGCCGACCGGGGCGGGGAAGACCACTTTGGTGAACCTGATGATGCGGTTCTATGAGCTGGATGCGGGGCGGATAACGCTCGACGGCGTGGACGTCACCTCGGTGCCGCGGCGGGAGCTGCGCTCGCGGCTGGGGATGGTGCTGCAGGATACGTGGCTGTTCGGCGGGACCATTCGGGACAACATTGCGTATGGCCGGCCTTCTGCATCTGAGGACGAGATCCTGGAGGCGGCGCGGGCGACGTACGTGGACCGGTTCGTGCGGTCACTGCCGGAGGGGTACGACACGGTGCTGGAGGACGAGGGTTCCAACGTGTCCGCCGGCGAGAAGCAGCTGCTGACGATTGCGCGGGCGTTCCTTGCGCGGCCGTCGGGGCTGATTCTGGACGAGGCGACGTCGTCGGTGGACACCCGGACCGAGGTGCTGGTGCAGAAGGCGATGAGTGCCCTGCGGTCCGACCGGACGTCGTTTGTGATTGCGCACCGGCTGTCCACGATCCGCGATGCCGACCTCATCCTGGTGATGGAGGCCGGGCAGATCGTGGAGCAGGGGACGCACGCTTCACTGCTGGCCGCGGGAGGGGCTTATGCGCGGCTGTATGAGGCGCAGTTCGCGGCTCCCGCGGCGGAGGTTTGA
- a CDS encoding ABC transporter ATP-binding protein — protein MLWKLLVEYLRPHRQLLIAVVVFQLAQSIASLYLPTLNADIIDEGVAKGDTGVILNLGTLMLGITLLQIICATIAVYFGAKAAMGLGRDLRGAIFGRVGEFSEQEVTKFGAPSLITRSTNDVQQVQQLVLMSATLMVSAPMLAIGGVIMAVRQDVQLSWLIAVAVPALLVGIGLIITRMVPLFRKMQKRIDTVNRVLREQLTGIRVVRAFVREDIETARFGRANEDVTDTALRAGRLMALAFPVVMLVLNISSVAVIWFGSFRIEDGSMQVGTLIAFLSYLLQILMSVMMATFMAVMIPRASVSADRIGEVLNTESSVRPPKNPVTSAVSPDGRRRGTLEMRDVGFAYPGADQPVLSGISFTAKAGQTTAIIGSTGSGKTTLVNLMPRLFDATSGAVMMNGVDVRELHPDLLWGHIGLVPQKPYLFSGTVRSNLQYGKPDASEDELWTALEIAQARDFVEEMEGGLDAEISQGGTNVSGGQRQRLAIARALVKRPELYIFDDSFSSLDTGTDARLRQALKRNTAGATLVIIAQRVSSIVDADQILVLDNGRIVAHGTHHELLDTSETYREIVSSQLSAEETV, from the coding sequence ATGCTCTGGAAACTGCTTGTTGAATACCTGCGGCCGCACCGGCAGCTGCTGATCGCCGTCGTGGTTTTCCAGCTGGCGCAGTCCATCGCGTCCCTGTACCTGCCCACGCTGAACGCGGACATTATTGATGAAGGTGTGGCCAAGGGCGATACCGGCGTCATCCTCAACCTGGGCACCCTGATGCTGGGCATCACCCTGCTGCAGATCATCTGCGCCACCATTGCCGTCTACTTCGGGGCGAAGGCCGCGATGGGCCTGGGCCGGGACCTGCGCGGCGCGATCTTCGGACGGGTGGGTGAATTCTCGGAACAGGAGGTCACCAAGTTCGGGGCTCCCAGCCTCATCACGCGTTCCACCAACGACGTCCAGCAGGTCCAGCAGCTGGTGCTGATGTCCGCCACCCTGATGGTGTCCGCTCCGATGCTGGCCATTGGCGGGGTGATCATGGCGGTCCGGCAGGACGTTCAGCTGTCCTGGCTGATCGCGGTGGCCGTGCCCGCGCTGCTGGTGGGCATCGGCCTGATCATTACCCGCATGGTGCCGCTGTTCCGGAAGATGCAGAAGCGGATCGACACCGTGAACCGCGTCCTGCGCGAACAGCTGACCGGCATCCGCGTGGTGCGGGCGTTTGTGCGCGAGGACATCGAGACGGCCCGGTTCGGCCGCGCCAACGAGGATGTTACGGACACCGCGCTGCGTGCCGGCCGGCTGATGGCGCTCGCGTTCCCCGTGGTGATGCTGGTGCTGAACATCTCCAGCGTGGCCGTGATCTGGTTCGGCTCGTTCCGGATTGAGGACGGCTCCATGCAGGTGGGCACCCTGATCGCGTTCCTGAGCTACCTGCTGCAGATCCTGATGTCCGTCATGATGGCCACCTTCATGGCGGTGATGATCCCGCGCGCCTCGGTGTCCGCGGACCGGATAGGGGAGGTGCTGAACACCGAATCAAGTGTGCGGCCGCCGAAAAACCCCGTCACCAGTGCCGTGTCACCGGACGGCCGGCGCCGCGGCACGCTGGAAATGCGCGACGTCGGATTCGCCTACCCGGGTGCCGATCAGCCGGTCCTGTCCGGCATCAGTTTCACGGCCAAGGCGGGGCAGACGACGGCGATCATCGGCAGCACCGGCTCCGGCAAGACCACGCTGGTGAACCTCATGCCGCGGCTGTTCGACGCCACCTCCGGTGCGGTGATGATGAACGGGGTGGACGTGCGGGAGCTGCACCCGGACCTGCTCTGGGGCCACATCGGGCTCGTCCCGCAGAAGCCGTACCTGTTCTCCGGGACCGTCCGCAGCAACCTGCAGTACGGCAAGCCGGACGCCAGCGAGGACGAACTCTGGACGGCGCTGGAGATCGCCCAGGCCCGGGATTTCGTGGAAGAGATGGAGGGCGGCCTGGATGCGGAGATCTCACAGGGCGGCACCAACGTCTCCGGCGGGCAGCGGCAGCGGCTGGCCATCGCCCGGGCCCTGGTGAAACGGCCCGAGCTCTACATCTTTGACGACTCCTTCTCCTCCCTGGACACCGGCACGGACGCCCGGCTCCGCCAGGCGCTCAAGCGCAACACCGCCGGCGCCACCCTGGTGATCATCGCCCAGCGCGTCTCCAGCATCGTGGACGCGGACCAGATCCTGGTGCTCGACAACGGCAGGATCGTGGCGCACGGAACGCACCACGAACTGCTGGACACATCCGAAACCTACCGGGAGATCGTCTCCTCCCAGCTGTCAGCGGAGGAAACGGTATGA
- a CDS encoding nuclear transport factor 2 family protein yields the protein MGVQEDAAVVRRGYEAFNSGDIETLKDLFAPDAVWRVGGSGGLAGVKQGKEEILAYFGELFSRSGGTVKAELQDVIAGESHTVALQTAQAERNGQSLSQHGAFVFTLRDGKVTEVNEFQEDTAKTSEFWA from the coding sequence ATGGGCGTTCAGGAAGACGCCGCAGTGGTGCGGCGCGGCTATGAAGCATTCAATTCGGGCGATATTGAAACGCTCAAGGACCTCTTCGCCCCTGATGCGGTCTGGCGCGTCGGCGGAAGCGGTGGCCTCGCCGGGGTCAAACAGGGGAAAGAGGAGATTCTGGCCTATTTCGGCGAGCTGTTTTCACGGTCAGGCGGCACGGTAAAAGCTGAGCTTCAGGATGTCATCGCCGGCGAGAGCCATACGGTGGCCCTGCAGACCGCCCAGGCTGAACGGAATGGCCAGTCCCTGTCTCAGCACGGCGCCTTCGTCTTCACGCTCAGGGACGGCAAAGTCACCGAGGTCAACGAGTTCCAGGAGGACACGGCCAAGACCTCGGAATTCTGGGCCTAA
- a CDS encoding IclR family transcriptional regulator translates to MARFGTGTTAKEITDALRMPPATAYRLLNALVGDEYLVRTSDLRGFALGHALSGLVAAATPPTVCTAARTTIDEFRQGVRFAVHLMMFKSASLRVAEEDPDYPLHSVFELLRYPHASAAGKLMLAELDDPASAIPGGQLVKLTENTITDSGRLKEQLADIRAKGQASEVNELEVGSASLALPVRQADGSVGAAVCLTGPAERFSAIAEHTEAASDLTVRLSPLLF, encoded by the coding sequence GTGGCTCGGTTCGGGACGGGGACAACAGCGAAAGAGATCACCGATGCGCTGCGCATGCCTCCGGCGACCGCCTACCGGCTGCTGAATGCGCTGGTGGGGGACGAATATCTGGTCCGCACATCTGATCTCCGAGGCTTCGCCCTCGGGCACGCCCTGTCGGGTCTGGTTGCGGCAGCGACGCCGCCAACCGTATGCACTGCAGCCCGCACCACCATCGACGAGTTCAGGCAGGGGGTTCGTTTCGCCGTCCACCTCATGATGTTCAAGAGTGCGTCCCTCAGGGTGGCCGAAGAAGATCCTGATTATCCGCTCCATTCAGTATTCGAGCTGCTGCGGTATCCCCACGCTTCGGCGGCGGGCAAACTGATGCTCGCCGAACTTGATGACCCGGCCTCGGCGATTCCGGGTGGGCAGCTGGTGAAACTAACGGAGAACACCATCACGGACAGCGGCCGGCTGAAAGAACAACTGGCGGACATCCGGGCCAAGGGCCAGGCCTCGGAGGTGAACGAACTCGAAGTAGGATCCGCCAGCCTGGCACTTCCCGTCCGGCAGGCCGATGGCTCAGTGGGAGCGGCCGTGTGCCTCACCGGACCTGCGGAAAGGTTCTCGGCAATCGCAGAACACACGGAGGCGGCCAGCGACCTGACAGTACGCCTGTCGCCGCTCCTGTTCTGA
- a CDS encoding APC family permease: MSARGDRFISPRSPVEGLRRRKLSFLPVFAQSVANVAPAGAMTVIPALIFPGLVFGSGGTNLLLTFGAAMAVMVLVAFCLRPMAKRMAAVSGLYSYTAKGLGQRTAITAGWSAIFGYGLVAMASLLAVGTYVVELFVNLGLPAADPRAVTVLVILAASGAASFLMVRGIQLSAWSTLLMETISIAILAVLMVVYFAVNGPALNFTSVFAWNGHLDSLSIGIVVAVSAFVGFESPTTLGGEAQKPFVSVPRAITWTPILAGVLYLLAATAQDVALRGAPPGITASSTPLSDLFSQTSPVFAALLDLGIAASWFACAIASVNALARIFFCMGREGVAPRAIGRTHSLFRTPSTAILAVMPVVALVPITMIISGASPEQGLANLFTLGAYGYLGSYILASASMPFFLRRIGENTYASWMLGAATSLVLGAVLWTAAAASIGTGNLQTLIYGGVLLASVLYAMYLHRRRPLRLASVGIYDETRESDLFHGGPIK; encoded by the coding sequence GTGTCTGCCCGCGGTGATCGCTTCATCAGTCCCCGCTCTCCGGTGGAGGGCCTGAGGCGCCGGAAGCTTTCCTTCCTTCCGGTTTTCGCGCAGTCAGTAGCCAACGTGGCGCCCGCAGGGGCCATGACCGTCATCCCGGCCCTGATTTTTCCCGGTCTTGTCTTTGGATCCGGCGGGACGAATCTCCTGCTGACTTTTGGCGCAGCCATGGCCGTCATGGTTCTGGTTGCCTTCTGCCTGAGACCGATGGCAAAGCGCATGGCCGCTGTTAGTGGCCTCTACAGCTACACCGCCAAAGGGCTCGGCCAACGAACGGCAATCACGGCCGGCTGGTCAGCCATTTTCGGGTACGGCCTTGTTGCCATGGCAAGCCTGCTGGCCGTTGGCACCTATGTGGTGGAACTGTTCGTCAACCTGGGACTCCCCGCCGCGGATCCGAGAGCTGTCACGGTGCTGGTCATTCTTGCCGCATCCGGCGCCGCCTCGTTCCTCATGGTGAGGGGGATCCAGCTGTCCGCTTGGTCAACCCTGTTGATGGAAACCATCTCCATCGCTATCCTCGCCGTCCTGATGGTCGTCTACTTTGCCGTCAATGGGCCGGCGCTCAATTTCACGAGTGTGTTCGCCTGGAACGGGCATCTTGACTCGCTGTCGATCGGCATCGTGGTGGCAGTTAGTGCCTTTGTCGGCTTCGAGAGCCCAACCACTCTTGGCGGGGAGGCGCAAAAACCCTTTGTCAGCGTGCCTCGCGCCATTACCTGGACCCCCATTCTGGCCGGCGTCCTCTATCTCCTCGCCGCCACCGCACAGGACGTGGCTCTCAGGGGTGCGCCGCCGGGCATAACGGCCAGCTCCACACCGCTGTCCGACTTGTTTTCGCAGACGTCCCCTGTGTTCGCGGCCCTCCTCGATCTGGGAATCGCGGCATCGTGGTTTGCGTGCGCCATCGCCTCCGTAAACGCCCTGGCCCGGATATTTTTCTGCATGGGCCGGGAAGGCGTTGCCCCGCGGGCAATCGGCCGGACGCATTCCCTCTTTCGGACGCCCTCGACGGCCATCCTGGCGGTGATGCCTGTTGTTGCGCTCGTTCCCATCACGATGATCATCTCCGGGGCCAGCCCTGAACAGGGCCTGGCGAACCTCTTTACGTTGGGCGCCTATGGATACCTGGGGTCCTACATCCTTGCCAGCGCGTCCATGCCCTTTTTCCTGCGCAGGATCGGAGAGAACACGTACGCCAGCTGGATGCTTGGGGCGGCAACATCGCTGGTTCTCGGGGCGGTGCTGTGGACGGCTGCAGCCGCGTCGATAGGGACGGGGAACCTGCAGACCCTGATCTACGGCGGTGTCCTCCTTGCCAGCGTCCTGTATGCCATGTACCTTCACCGCCGGCGGCCCTTGCGCCTGGCATCGGTGGGCATCTACGACGAAACCCGGGAGTCGGACCTCTTTCATGGCGGGCCGATCAAGTGA